The region ACGTTGTCCGTAGCAGCCAAATTCTATCGTGTTATCTCCATTAATGTAATCAATAACTTTTGTTGTACTAACAACAGTATGGaattagaaaatattgaatgaatttgGAGGCTAGCTGACACCGTAGGTGACAACAGACAACCTCTTCTCACATAACCATACAGTACGTgcagaaatgtatttttcagcGATCGAAAGGTAAATTAAACTAGGCAAAGAAACCTTCTTAGAAATGAATTACTACTCACATACcaatacacaaaataaatgcTCACGTTCTACCAAAAAACAAGAGATTTCTAACGCTTCattgaaaaaccgaaaacccCGGTTTTTTGGATAAAAAACCGCGGTTTTTTAACGACTAAAATCGCCCAGTTAACAGAGTCGGTTTTAACCGGTTTGCAATCCCCATCTTTATCTTTATATACAAAACGTATGTCAACTGTTCGGACTGTTATTGTTTTGTACCTTGTACTGcagtaaaatttttaatgtctGGAATTATcaaggttctttcagaaccttgggaaTTATGTCCTTGGGCTTTTTGTCACTTTCCGAATTCGTATAGGATGACTGGGTAGGTGCGTCAAGTTCACAGGCAGCGCACACTTGGGCGGCCATTGGGTCTGCTGTGCATGTgaattcgataattataattttttttacatttatacaGAAAGCGGCGCTACACGAGACTTAATCAAGAAAATCGGCAAATTACTAGTTACCACTCTTGTTTTCAGTACGGTCAGATAACTACTATGATAGAGTTCATATCAAAATAAGCCTTCACCTTAAAAATCCTTTGACgatttatgtttttaaattttcattttaaaatccTGTGCACGATCGTTTACTTTCATGCTTTCACGGAAAGTTCACTTCCCATCGAagtcaaataataaaatccaatttaatattttctttcagacTTCGTAGTTACGGTTCGAAGAGTATGCTATCGGCAAATGAGGAGGCCAGCGATGACTGAAATAGATGTAAGAcactgaaattaaaattaatttatatgtAGAGATCGTTTGAAGTAATATTTAGAAACATTTCCATAATGAGGGCTCATCAGGTGAGCGAGACATAAGTTTTCCAATAAACGAAAGTGAATGAAACAATCGTTTCAAATgatgaattaataaaaaaaggaaccCAAAGGCTTAAAATGGGCAGAGGTTATTATCGGATTCATGATATAGATTTTACTCTATATTCTTACTTCTTCTATTTTATTCCAGTATATCAAGTGAAAAACGATTGAATCGAGTTTAGTTGACACTTCTCTGATTTTCTGTTCTCTCTCTACTAGTGTGTTCAACTCTAAAGTTTTGTAGTAATTCAAATACTGCAAGATATTTGGAAAATTCTGTCAACGTCTTTTCTTTCGAGAGATTATAAATAAAACTCATTTAATCGTGCAATTCGTTTGACTTCTAATCGAATTTTGAACGAAAGGTCTGATATCTTTCGTATCTTTGAACATATTGtctttctcatttttcttgaCTAGTCCGTGTCTTCATTGTTGTTAAAGACAAAGTTTTGATCAAATTGACGTATACATAGAATTTACTCGTACTTAGATTAGaaagatgaattttaaaaataagtcAAAATTTATAATGTTCAGACAAAACTTTAGAGATTTATGGTAGACTTTGTGAGAAAACATGTGCTGTAATAAATTTACTATATTAAATATTACCCAATAATTATACATACTTAACGTTgtacattcaaataaattatgaaacgTAGTcatacaatttatttaaataaaaaatttcgtcaaaaaatatttccattttactgaaataactttttcttgaaaaatattcaaaatatattcgCGCTCAAAAGATACGCTCACTTTATGAACATGAGTGAAGTTCAACTATCAACAACTAGAGCGGTTCTAGAGGTTGACATTGACAAACCGGTATATACGggcagagagatgctaagatGACGGCTGGGACGTCATATTAAAATCTCTCTACATACGGGTCTCATTTGTCacatataaaaacaaaaatgaaaccaCTGAAACCTAAATTGATTCATTCAACCATTTCGACTGGTTCGCATAAGCAGAGCCAatcaatgacataatagtgggATAGACAGGCCttctatgtaaatattttgttctagCGGTGAAGCAAAAGCaaatacgaaatattcaagtgtgtgtgtgagtaccttaaatttatggtacttacgtattttcgtacttattttgaaatgtaGGCGCGAaggaaatttacattttcactcTTTCTTCGAAATTGGTTTAAAGCATTTCtatctttcaaaattaaatatttatcgaactgaaatttatatttcatgtAAACAATCTCTCATTGTCCTAAAAATTGAactaattttgtgattttctccTTTTCGATCGaatgattttctttattaCAAATCTTGACGATCGGAGAATTCAATCAGTTGGCTGAATTTATAAACTTTCACGGTCACTATAGTCACGCATAATAAAAGTGCTAGCATCGtcaatattaaaatttcgggacatttcttttcaaaaattataaaatgtgtCAGAAAATGTGTGTAATTAGATAGTGAACAGTTTATGTGTAAGTGATAGTAGCAGCTATCGTTGAAAgtggtaaaaattgatttcgaaaAGTTTACAACAGTTTCACCGACTTGTCAAAATTAATTGGCATTTGTAAGTGTGTGTGCCTCAAATGTATATTACACAGAGCTTATTTTTGCTTCACGATTTCGTCTACGTAATTCCTGTCTATcccactattatgtcattggaGCCAATCACTGAATCGATGAACTATTGCACAATATCTGTACAAAAGTGAAGCGTGGGATAGTCGAAGCATAGTGCATTACTGTACTATTACTAGACTCTATTTGCTAAACGTTTGAAGCGATTGTTTCGAAGTAAGCATTAAACGTTTAAATCGTCATAGATAAGGGAGTAACAAGACATATTCAACAGATGGCCATAACAACTACAGACAAAACCTATGTCGCTGCTGTTGGGCGAGTGGCTTATATTGGCAGCCTTTTCAACTGCAGGACAAATAGCTTCTTAAATTTCAGACTGTTTTCCAAGCCATTGGATGAACAAATCATAGAAACAACAGACAACTGGCATTCTAACATCGAGATGACCAAGACCAACAGCTTCAATGAGAAATTTGACATGCTCAGCATCGCTGCTGAGCTTAGACTGAGCATCTTGTGCGGTTTAATTGAAGTCGGTGGCAGTGGCCGCTTCCTGAAAGACGTTAAGAAGAGTGCTCGAGCAACAAAGGCAAGTTTAGTCTATTCCGCCACAACGAAGTACGATGAGATCAACATCATTGACGAGCGTGTCAAAAAGTGCATCAACTATAATATGTTGAGCAGCACGGATGCAACTCATGTTGTAATTGGAATCAGTTGGGGTGGAAACGTAATCATTTCGGTCGAAGATAGCAATTCTgaaggaaaagaaaagcaaaCCATCGAAGGCAATATGCAAGCGGCCGTTAAGAAATTTAGAGACTCATTTGAAGTGAATGGCAGCGGTTCGGTGAACATTGACGAATCAGTGGTGGAAGAAatgacaaatttcaaattcgagCTCTTTGGAGACCTGTTGAATGACACCAATCCTCAAACTATTGCTGAAGCTCTTGAAATTATCCGGCTCGCACCCACGAGTATTAAACAAGCTAACAACGGAAGAGGAAAAGCAGTGGCATACACTCTCGttccaattcaaaaattgagaGACATTTTGCACATAGACCGCGATGTTAGTGAGGTTATAAATCATATTAGCAGTGAAACTATTCGGAAAGTGGTTTCGTTATTCGACGACATGAACATTGCTGAACAGAAGTTGAACGACTTGGTGAATGATGTGAATAGCTTTGCCGTCTATATTGATCCAATTCAGCTTGAACAATTGAATGAACTGCAAAATAACTACGAGTTCTTTCAACATAATATCCGCGATAAACTAGCAAAGCTTCTGAACACATCAGTTGAGGTGAAAGACATCGTATCACTCGTAGAACAAACGGTCAACAAAGCAAAAAGTGATGATCTCTCTCCAAAGCGAATCGAAGCTCGTGTGCGTCAGTTGTACGTTTTGTATCGGGAAATTGACTTTGTCAGGAATTTGATGGGACAGAATGTTGAAATGCTGGACGTGAAAACTGATTTTAAATGGTACCTGCTGAGAAACAAACAACGAGATGTTATCGTGATGTGTTACAATTTTCAGCAAACCATGGACGAGACGATGGAGACATTTGTTCAGTTGAAGACTAGAGAGTATACAAAACGTCCTTTGTTTGCAGCGATCAATCTGTGCTTGGATGGTGTCTCGACAACATTGGCTAGGGAAGATAAAGTGCCATCAGTAAGAGTGTTCCGTAACGCGAATGAAGTTCAAATTAGTGACTTGACTAGTTCTGATGATTCCGATAACGATGCTGACATATATGTACCACTCATTCAGAACGAGGTCAACATTGATACAGAGCTCAGTACGCTGGCTGACATTTCGAGGGTGACACAATACTTTTTATTTAACGAAAagtataaatattttcattactAAAATCTTAggtaaaaaaacaaattctccaCTTTTCATTACTTAAGTTATTTTAAGGTATTTTTTGATCTTGTGACTTTAGTGTTGAGATTTTTATTCTTATATTACGCTGGAAAAATGTTAGCGGCAAGTTGCTAAAATGTGAATGAATAAAGTTTTCTTAACCCGTATGTATGGAACATTGTGAAGAGTTTTCTTACGactaaaatttaatgattACGAAAATTACACAACGGATTCAAAATTAGCATAAATGGCAgtacaaaacaaaatactaTTTCCCTACCTACACAGATgctgtaaaattgaaatttatccaAACCTTAATAGTAATGACAGAAAGAAACAACAGGGAAATGTCATCTTTATTCTTATTTAGCACTTGCCATTTGATGGTGCTTTCGGTCGGCATATTTTACTGCGACCATTCGATCCATAAACGATGTTACAGGAGAATGTAAAGTATCCGCACGTTGACGATTTTGTATAGTAAGTCGACGCAAATTCTTTGTTATCTTCGGGtggtgttttgttgttgtctaaGCTACCACTAACCGATTTTGTAACCGTAACATAGGTGTCTGGAGTATTTTTTGGATTGGTTTCCTTGTCGGCAACATTATGTGTTATGTGTTTTGATGGTAAGAATCGGGTGTGGTACTTCTTTTCTTCAGGAACTTTTTCGGTGGTCGTAGGTGGTGGACTGACCTGCGTTTTACCATTTTGTGTTTGTGTCAACCGATATTTGATGGATGGCACAACAACTGCAGCCTGTTGCTTTTGTGTTGGTGAATTTTGTGAGAAAGTTTTGCTATTTTCGGATGTGTTGATGTTATGGTTTTTGCTCGGTTTTAGTGTTGTTGACACTGTACTTGCGGTCACTTCTTTGATCGGCtccaatttaatttccttcTTTGGCTTGTCGTCTTTATCCAATTTGCTCGATCTGGATTCCAAATCACCGTTCACTTTCTCCGATGAGTCATAGTCTTCATCGTCGTATTCATCTTCATCGTCGTCATACTCGAATTGGTCGGTTTCAGTACTTGGAGGTCCGTTGAATGATGTTACTAAAACGAAACGACGAAACTAAAATGAACGGAACAACATTAACCAGTGACGTGACTACCTGATGTTTGTTTAGATGTTCTCAGTCGCAAATCATTCACATCGGCAATATCAGAATGAATTCGGGAAGGCTGTTGTGTCAAATTTTCGTCGCCGATGTTTCTGAATAAAAAAGGTATTAGAGCTTAGGTACTCcatcatttttatcaaatataTTACCTATTCGATCTGGCAAATTGTCCTATTGAttggaacaactttttgttttgctcTCTATAAGAAGCTACTTGTTCTTTAGTACCGGATGCGGATTGAGCTGCACCATGGTAGGAGATTCCATACCTTCAAATCGAAAAACTttataaatttcagaaaagaaatacaattttagGATCTCACTTAAAGTTTCCATTAATTTGAGATTGACTCTGACCGCTGTATGCTCCAGATTGTGCAGATGCTTGTCCGCCACCattaaatatattattttgttcatctAAAGCTTCACCTTCCGGTCGGAAACCAATTTGAGCTTGTGAAGATGTTTGACCCGGTCCACTACTTTGAGCATCGGCTAATCCTCCTTTCTCATTTGCTTGAACTTCAGATTGACTCTGATGTTGAACACCGCCACTTTGCGACGAGGCGGATGTTCCACCAGTTTTGGCATTGACTTCTACTTGTGACTGAgattttcccgcacctcctgTTCCTTGGGCTGAACTCAAAGCACCATCAGCTGTTCCAGCCACCTAACGTTTCGAATTTTTGCTTAAATTGACttctaaaatgaataattaatATATACCTGAGCTTGAGCCGATCGATCCTTGTCGGATGTTTGTGCATTTGCGGAAAAGCTTCCTGATCCGCTATATGTTCCTTGAACTTGAGTTTGGGCAGTTCCACCATTCTTTGTGCCTTGGGCACTAGCAACAGCTTCTCCGTTTTTGACTGAAGTTTCAGCTTGTGAAAATGAATCATCACCTTCAGCACCAGGTAACTGCAAATTAGCAGGAGCACCTGGATAGAATTGTCCGCCAGCTCCTGTGGCTGATCCAGCtccttcaacaatttttatttggttttatttggtTCGAAAATTGTTAACTACTTCACATTTACCTGTACCACTACCAGGGTAAGTGCTTCCTTGTCCTCCAGGATAAATGCTTCCTTGTCCACCAGGGAATGTACTGCCTTGTCCACCAGGATAACTACTGCCTTGTCCACCAGGATAGATTCCTTGTCCACCAGGATAAGTGTTTCCTTGTCCACCAGGGTATGTACTTCCTCCGGAACCGCCTGTAAAATTGTGCCAAATATccatttaatataaatttaagaTTGTGTTACGGAAATAGTTACGCCTTTTCGCTTCAACGACCAAAAAAATACATGTAACTGAGCTATGCCGTAATTTCATCACTTTATTAATATATTGACTTTTGCACATGTCTTTTTTGCCTTGTCAAGCAACTCAATGCTCTGCCTAGGACCGAAGTCAACTGTATCATAACTCAAATAGAGCGCCGAAATTATATCGAGTTGACTATTATTTATCGGTGGTTTTGAGTGTGAAGTGGATTGAATACAGTACaattttcatacaacgttAATCAGTATTTCcaaagcactgtcaagcactgaagctgactttgacatcactcaattagaaggccaaaaacacacctgttgactattaaaaaaaaagaaaaagatagccattgtatgaaaaagaatagccaactttgatcggttcagtcctctatttgagtgacgtcaaagtcagcttcggtgcttgacagtgctttgGTGTTTCATAGAAATCTTACCACTTTTAATATTTCACTTCGTTTACAATTAGATAAAGGGAAATTATATTCAAGTGATTGTTTTTTCTGAGTTTACTAATTGGAGTACCTTTTGGAAAAAATAGTTTACTTGCAGtaccctgcgaaaatgaaatgaaattttcgcaaGGGGCAGACAGTTGACACTGacgataattttcattttcgcagggctTCGCAAGTAATAGTCtagtaaaaaaatataaatgaatcTGTAATGAAAAATATGATTCCATCATAGCcatattcaaaaattataaCGGTAAAGTGGAAgggaaaaaattggtaaactgaattgaaaattCCGTTGAATAATGCTCACGTTGATGTTAATTTTGCACATTTAATTGGtatttccatttaaaacaATGGTCGTTACTATAAGCAATGgtagtttgattttttatattgGTAAAAAAACAGTAATAACGGTCGGGTCGACATCTAACTAATATTggtacaaaaaatttgtaataacGTTCAAcccaacaaaataaatggtCGTTTATTACTATCTCTTATATAAACGTTCAGCTAGGTTCTCAGAAGTAATTTCGTTTATACAATGTACCTACCATCGATCAACCCGTAATTTAAGGattgtttttcttcgttcgttttaattttttttttcggaaaaatatcatttttgggcgttgaaaataaatatctaATCTATCTTTTTATATAGCATGATATAAACTACCTTGTCCACCTGGATAGCTTCCTTGTCCACCTGGATAGCTTCCTTGTCCACCTGGATAGCTTCCTTGTCCACCTGGATAGGAGCTTCCTTGTCCACCTGGATAGGTGCTTCCTTGTCCACCTGGATAAGTGCTTCCTTGTCCACCAGGCAATGTGCTACCTTGTCCACCTGGATAAGTGCTTCCTTGTCCACCAGGCAATGTGCTACCTTGTCCACCTGGATAAGTGCTTCCTTGTCCACCAGGCAATGTGCTACCTTGTCCACCTGGATAAGTGCTTCCTTGACCACCAGGGTATGTACTTCCTCCGGAACCACCtgtaaaaatatgtaaaatactcatttatttttgaatttacgtTTAATGTAAAAGCTACAACGACTAAGAAATTTCATGATCCATTCACGACAGCGATTTGACTTTTAAGCGAATACGAGTATGGCCAAAATACACTGataattttctaatattttagttttcattatttttcgcTCTGAGTTATCAAATATGCTAAAAACACGATTTTTCAGGTTAGGATGCCCATAACCCGACAACGACCCAAAATCAAGGTCATCACCCAACCGATCCTTCATTAGAGACCTATTAACCATTGATTACAACATTAACATGTTGTCGACCTGCTTGTTCCCACGCCTTCTTCTACAGCGTGTGTATAATTCTATTCAATactattttccaaaaaaaaataagaaaagctCAGTTCACCCTGCAAAGATGGTCTAGCTACGGCCCtgctttttcgattttaaataTATTCGTTTAATCTGATGTGAAAAACTGGTTTCACATTCAACATTTAGGGGCCATCCAAATAGTGCGCAATCTTTTTGGGGGGAGGAAGTCTGACAAAAGCGTGCTGCCATACATTTCAATGGATTGAGATGacacaaacaataaatttttcggaTTGTCTAAGGTGATCATCAATTTTTAAGTGTTTActtgtaaataaaaagaaaggCCGTGGTTGCTAAATTGCTACAAGTGGCAAGTTTAATCTCAATCTGCTTACTGCTCTTTGAATTACtagctttctaatgacaccacaTTAGAAGTGTTTgcaaaagaaagtttttattaaataaaaacattattCATCCTTTCACCAAAACTCGAATACTGTGCTCTAGGTGATTAAGCTGTACAAATGTATAATATGAGCAAAAGGCCATTTACATTGCTGTAACAGGTAAAATAGatagtttgcgcaaatgataataatttattaGTCAACTTATGAGTCACCTCTTCATACAAGACGTTCTGTAAGATTACTCATAATTTCAAAGTTAcaagttgacttataaattatacgtcatttgcgcagATTGTCTAATAGGGTGGAgcgggaaaaaaatttcgattttttatccAATTTCGACATCGTGATCCAGAATCAGTAACTCCCACTGatcatttttccgaaaaaagatttttttaattttatgatttaggGGTGCCGCCGATGGTATTTTTGAGTAGAGTGTAAgggatttttcaaacatttatagCGTAGAAACCTTTTCCGATGGGTTCAATGATCTTGGTCATAAAATGTCTAGAAAagtccaaaatttatttaagtataacattaaatttgaaaacaatcaattttgtggACTTACGGCACTTCAAAGTTAAAGCTCTGTTCCCaacgaaaaattcatcaactttgaAGTGAAATCTCGGTATGAAGTTGCATTATgacataaatcaaattaagcGTTATTTAACATGTAATTTAATGaggaattcaaaacaaaagaaatatttgaaaaaaattacaaattgtaGATGTTATTGACAAAGGGTGACGTTCATGCAAAACGTTCAAGAACATCtacaatttgtaatttttttcaaatatttcttttgttttgaattcctCATTAAATTACAAGTTAAATAACgcttaatttgatttatgtcATAATGCAACTTCATACCGAGATTTCACttcaaaattgatgaatttttcgttGGGAACAGAGCTTTAACTTTGAAGTGCCGTAAGTccacaaaattgattgttttcaaatttaatgttatacttaaataaattttggactTTTCTAGACATTTTATGACCAAGATCATTGAACCCATCGGAAAAGGTTTCTACGctataaatgtttgaaaaatcccTTACACTCTACTCAAAAATACCATCGGCGGCACCcctaaatcataaaattaaaaaattcttttttcggaaaaatgatCAGTGGGAGTTACTGATTCTGGATCACGATGTCGAAATTggataaaaaatcgaaattttttcccGCTCCACCCTATTGTCTAATATCATTTCTGGTCGTTGAAAATACATATTGATTCAATCGGTTTTTATACTAGGTTATGTACTACCTTGTCCACCAGGGAATGTACTTCCTTGTCCACCAGGATAAGTGCTTCCTTGTCCACTGGGGTAAGTGCTTCCTCCGGTACCACCTGGATGTCAAAcacttatttatttttgaatttacgtTTAATAGGGGTATTCCCGAcccgagtttaattttttgacaATAAATACAGTTTTAGTTTACCATCAAAGTGTCGCCGgatcttgattttatttatgaaatcagTAAAACTGATGTCTCTAAAGCAAAAGACAGTGAGCTGGAAAAAATTCTTCACATTGAACGTCGAACACGTGATCCCGTTCCGTGACATGAGAGCACAGTTTCTATTGTCTATAACTATTTACAAATACGAATACTTTTTCCGGCTCACTGCCGTCATTGCCTCTAGTTTCAGAGGTATCAGTTCTACagatttcaataataaaatcaagATCCGACGATAGTTTGGTGGTAAATATTAAACTCGGGTCGGGAATACCCTTAATGTAAAAGCTGCAACgacttaaaaaatttcatgatcCATTCACGACAGATATTTGACTTTTAATGGAATACGAGTATGgtcaaaatacactgaaaattttctcatattgaTCTTAGGCCAAAATGCactgaattttctttcacacacacacttcaaattttaaaaatcgacacattttctgttttttgtcaatatcctctctagcaaccaaactattaaggtggtgaaagaatcaagtagcctttggaatttacatgtacatTACAGCGGTATCAAATGATTGTCAGGAGCTTCATCTATTCATATCCCACCACaaattttttcgacaaaatatcatttctggtcgttgaaaataaatatctaATCTATCGTTTTATGTAGCATGATATAAACTACCTTGTCCACCAGGCAATCCACTGCCTTGTCCACCAGGATAAGTGCTTCCTTGTCCACCAGGATAAGTGCTTCCTTGTCCACCTGGATAAGTGCTTCCTTGTCCGCCTGGATAAGTGCTTCCTTGTCCTCCTGGATAAGTGCCTCCTTGTCCACCTGGATAAGTGCCTCCTTGTCCACCAGGCAATGTGCTTCCTTGTCCACCAGGCAATGTGCTTCCTTGTCCACCAGGAAATGTGCTACTTTGTCCACCAGGCAATGTGCTACCTTGTCCACCTGGATAAGTGCTTCCTTGACCACCAGGGTATGTACTTCCTCCGGAACCACCTGTACAAATATGTGAAAtacttatttatttttgaatttacgtTTAATGTAAAAGCAGCAATGTTCATATTAAAAGCTACAACgactaaaaaatttcatgatcCATTCACGCCAGATATTTGACTTTTAAATGAATACGAGCATggccaaaatacactgaaaattttctctattGGTTTTAAGCCAAATACACTGATTTTCTTTCaaacacacacggaattttaaaaatcgacactttttctgtttcgtagtttattgaatttttctaaattttgctTGTATTTACATGGAGAAATCAAtcaatgtgtcggttttcaaaattccgtgggTGTAATGATTTTGGACCGAAAAacaatgaaacttttttcgcgaaaGCGTTAAGTATTGAACAACTCTGGAAGAATTAAGCTGGGTACTGTCAAAAATACgtttttcaaacaatgtgATACAATACACACGCTGTAGAAGAAGGCGTGGAAACGAGGTATGatttttattggcaatgatttattgatttacttcaatgaaatgtaattttgatggcCACAAAAACACATGAAGAAGGAACATATGAAACAAGAACGGGTTTCtcattgataatttaattctgtttagtttcactgaaaatcttcgaaacggTGTCTATAAAGTCACACGGTAAAAATAgcaaatgttttcaataaaacttagactcgtgtgaattacggccctcgcttcgatctggccgcaaacttcatactcgttaaaatttgttctgtttattcggttttgtttacaaggcaaaatcacataacaagaaaaatactgttgaaatagatacaaaaCTTCGGTTTGCAACATCAGCTGGATCGTTagaccaacataatctatcttAGAACCTAACCCGAGgacctaacctcaggaattccaTTCTcagccaaattttttttttgaatcggttgagatttcctcaagttatcgtgttaacaaagccttcttttgagaactactcccagatggttgaagcgaaaccacccattttcgaatgTGACacgaggatttcaatacttcatcgaataaaaaaaaagtttttaaaaatccgtggaaatttactcaagttatcgtgttaacaaagagcacaaaattgttacatttaatgttttttaatcacatttccatacatttttttgatcaTAGTTAACGTGTTACGTACAGTGTACTTTCTTttgtaagacccatgacttacagtcaaggtaataaataaaattggtaaattgAACATTTACATGGGATAATTTAGGTTTATTTTAGTAGTGAAAacatattattttcattggtAAATCCAAATCAAaagaatgtttattttattcaaaataatggTGTTTGATCAAATTTAAAAGGTCATGTCGAAATTGATAGTGGTCGTGTCAGAATCttctaaaaattaataaaatctttATGTTGTTTTAATATCCAGCTCATTTTGCTGTATCTACGTATTGTTAATATAgccgaaaatcattttctcaaaatggtagttttagatttttaatggTTCCTTAAAGTTTTTTCAATCGGTAGGTTTAGTTAGAAAGGGTACAgtaattgtttttcgttaaatatcATGATATTAACTACCTTGTCCACCAGGCAATGCACTGCCTTGTCCACCAGGCAATGTGCTACCTTGTCCACCTGGATAAGTGCTTCCTTGACCACCAGGGTATGTACTTCCTCCGGAACCACCTGTaaaaatatgtgaaatactcatttatttttgaatttacgtTTAATGTAAAAGCTACAACGACTAAAAATTTCAAGATCCATTCGTGACAGATATTTGACTTTTAAGCGAATATGAGTATGGCCAtaatacactgaaaattttcttatattGATTTTGGGCCAACGAAGTTACTTTagtgcaaggttctgaaagaacaggttaaaaaaatagtttttatcacgtt is a window of Bradysia coprophila strain Holo2 unplaced genomic scaffold, BU_Bcop_v1 contig_350, whole genome shotgun sequence DNA encoding:
- the LOC119079939 gene encoding stonustoxin subunit beta-like is translated as MAITTTDKTYVAAVGRVAYIGSLFNCRTNSFLNFRLFSKPLDEQIIETTDNWHSNIEMTKTNSFNEKFDMLSIAAELRLSILCGLIEVGGSGRFLKDVKKSARATKASLVYSATTKYDEINIIDERVKKCINYNMLSSTDATHVVIGISWGGNVIISVEDSNSEGKEKQTIEGNMQAAVKKFRDSFEVNGSGSVNIDESVVEEMTNFKFELFGDLLNDTNPQTIAEALEIIRLAPTSIKQANNGRGKAVAYTLVPIQKLRDILHIDRDVSEVINHISSETIRKVVSLFDDMNIAEQKLNDLVNDVNSFAVYIDPIQLEQLNELQNNYEFFQHNIRDKLAKLLNTSVEVKDIVSLVEQTVNKAKSDDLSPKRIEARVRQLYVLYREIDFVRNLMGQNVEMLDVKTDFKWYLLRNKQRDVIVMCYNFQQTMDETMETFVQLKTREYTKRPLFAAINLCLDGVSTTLAREDKVPSVRVFRNANEVQISDLTSSDDSDNDADIYVPLIQNEVNIDTELSTLADISRVTQYFLFNEKYKYFHY